Genomic DNA from Zonotrichia albicollis isolate bZonAlb1 chromosome 25, bZonAlb1.hap1, whole genome shotgun sequence:
TGTGCAGCCCAGCAAAATGTCTTTCTCCTGAAGTGCTGCTCATCTCAGCCTCCAGATCCCTGACGATGTTGCCATGCTTCCCTTCCTGCCTCCTGCCTTTTGCTGCCTttgcctgcctgctgctcctgcctggggctcatccctgccctgccgTTTGTAGCTGTATGGACTACCACACCATAGACTGCCGGGATCAAGGACTCCCAAGTGTTCCCAACCCCTTCCCATTGGATGTACGGAAACTTCTGATAGCTGACAACAACATTCAGGCAATACCAGCTgatttctttatattttatgGAGATCTGGTCTATTTGGACTTCAGGAATAACTCGCTCACCTCTTTAGAAGAGGGCACTTTTAGCAGTTCTACCAAACTGGTGTATTTAGACTTGAGCTACAACAATTTAACCCAGCTCGACGCCGGGATATTCAGATCAGCAGAGAAACTGATCAAACTGAGCCTTGGGAACAACAACCTGGTGGATGTGGACGAGGCTGCTTTTGAGAACCTGGACCAGCTGCAGGTGCTGGAATTGAACGACAATAACTTGCAGAGCCTGAACGTGGCGGCCCTGGAAGCTCTGCCCTCGCTGAGGACCATCCGCTTGGAGGGCAACCCCTGGGTGTGCGACTGTGACTTTGCCAACCTCTTCAGCTGGATCCAGGACAATGCATCCAAGCTGCAGAAAGGTAAAGCTCCGTGGATTTcagagtgtctgtgtgtgcctggcagggcaggagggttCCTGCTCCCATTGTCTGTGTGCCTGCACTTTGATCAGGCTGTCATTGCATGCTCTCAACAAATGAGCCCCTGAAATTCATGTTGGCTTCTTTTAGCAGCAGGTCCTCCTCCCacttaagaaataaaatttaaaattttaaaattttaaaattaagcccaaataattttgatttataGACCAAACTTGCCTAGGCAGTGAAAGAGGCTTTTCAAATccattcagcccagagctggtTCTTTTCcagacttcattttctctctggTAAATATATTTTCTACAATGAGCCCTTTCAGCAGCTAAATATACTGTGCCAGCTCCTAGGAaaactgtttctcctctcatttTGCTGATCAGTTATGCAGCTGCTGCAAAAGAGTTAAATCCCCATTTTATGCAACTGTGATCATCAGCCCCTTCCTGGAAGTATTTAGTTGTGATGCTCTGTGTTTAAAACACTTCAGCATCTTGATTTGGGCTCTGTGTTTGAAACACTTCAGCATCTCCATTTGAgctcttttcattaaaaaagcaCTGCTTCCAATATGAGAAATAAATTGAAGTGCCTTTAGAACCCCCCAAAATGCAGTATATATAATCCTGGTATTTGAGCCAGTCATTTTTAGAAAGGCacaaggggggaaaaataaaagtgttAAGACTGCCATGTCTGGGGAATCCAGACTCTTGCTCCACATGCCCCACCAGAGCCCAAAGCCTCTCCTAATCCAGCTTTAGCAGGAGATCATCTCACAGTCCATGTCTCCCAACAAGCACCAGGGCATCACCTCCCAAAGGcagagtgctgggagcagggagctttgggagggcacagaggggacaATTCCCAcaatcccagggtgctccacaCCCACCCAGCCAAGGCTGgaacccttccagggatggggcagccacagctgctctgccagggcctgcccacccccACAGGTGTCAGGAAAATCAATTTACAAATACCAGAGGTTTATGtacaaaaaggagacagaggagccCTTTggctttattccaataaagggagaggccatggggcattcccctggggtcTCTACAATTTTCAGAGAACTCACcctccttttatcccaatttccagccacatttcccttctctctttccccattggctgaggcgcttgagaggttcagacttcccagaaTGCCTGAAACCTCTAATGTATACctccaattttattttttttttcattcttatggaatttaggggtttttcttccccattgtttcttccATCTCTCAATGTCtcatttcatttatcagcaaacctaaagtttgtttgtaaaagcaaatctcttttCCCAATCAGtgaaatccttcccattgtttctttcatctcccagtgctggttttatctaccagcagccCCACAACTGGTTTATAAAGACAAATCTGCTATTcctctcacagggaaggattttttcctcatctCCCACCTAATATATATCCTAAACCTACTCCCTGTCAGTTTGAAGGTGTTTTCCTgtgtcctggcactccaggcTCAGTTATACAGGTTCTTCCCATGCTTGTGAAAGTATATACTTATATGAATTATAAACTTATACTTAAGTACAAGTATACCAGTATTTATACCACCTTAAAATTTAATATCACATACTAACACCACaggcaaccaaaaaaaaaatacagtataaAAATACCCAACAACCATAAAAATTCTAAACAAATCCCaagattttaacccttttctaTAACAATAATAACTTTACAAAACACTTGTCCTCCTTAAtacaaacaaaatgaaacataaatagaagaaaataaacaagtaTGATAATCatctaaacaaataaaaatattttgaaaatcctaactaaaaaataataaaataacctTTAACAAAACTTTTCTTACATAACCATAAACAGAACCAAATTTTTTCCTATAACACAAaaactacatttaaaaaaaccccaataacttcaaaccaaaaaataaaataatactatataaaaataaaataaacaataacagcaaataaaaaaaaaattatgcccTCTATCTTCAATAAGGTCCCATGCTTGTGACCTTGGGGAGCATCTTTCTAGTACACTCATCTCTTGCCCTGAATATTCTTAGCTGCAGGTCAGCTGTTTTAAAGAAGAAGtgttttgaggaaaaaatgtttttttcctctctgtgccaGTGAAACTTTGATCTGGATTCTTTCTAAACCAAACCTGTTATCCCACCTCTCCTGATGCTTTAGGTTAAGTTTGCTCAATTGGAATCAAGTATTTGCCTGTCTCTAAAGTTGATATGTGTGTGTTCACGCAGCAATTCACTTTCTCCAGGTTTTTACTGAACTTCCAGGCTGTTCCCCTTGATCCTGACCGAGATCTGCTCAGTTTGAGTCTGTCCTTCCTCTGCTGCCCCCTCAGTGTTTTAAAGTGACTCTGAATTTATGTCTGGGCATCCAAGTGAGTGAGCTTTCCTGCAGCACTCCCATTTTCAGTGTCTCCCCAGTTTTCCCTCATCCATGGTTGTGTTTTGGCCAAATAGCTGAAAAATGACTTATCCAGATCTTCCAAACTTTAACCAGGACTTGGTTTGGGAAGGAGCAAATATTGGAGTGGTTGATTTGGTCAGAGCTGTCCTGCCAGGGTTTGGATTTGTTGCCTGGAGCGAGCATCCTGCTCTCCTCACACCCAGCAcgtgcagggatgcaggaaagTACCAGAGCTTCTTGTGAGCTGCTGCACAAAACCCCTCAGGGTCTgctgaggtgagagatgagaatctgactccatgttcccagaaggctgatatattattatattatattacattacattacattaaaactatactaaagaatacagaaaggatacagacagttttaacaagaatgaataataaaaactcctgactgactcctcagagtctgacacagctgatggtgattggtcattaagttaaaacaattcacctgaaaccaatcaaacatgcacctgttggtaaattATCTCCGGAGCACATTCCaatgcagcaaaacacaggagaagcaatcagacaattattgttttcattcttttctgaggcttctcagctccccagaagaagaaatcctggcaaagggatttttccagaaaatatgacagtgacattgCCTCCTTTAATAAAGCCCCAAAACATTCCTCACAAAGGTGACtgcaaaaccaaccccaaaaatgAAAGGCTGCCTCAATGACTTTTTGAAATATGTGGCCACACTTGCATGCCTTGCAAAACAACTTTCGGAAAGTCAgagttaaattattttaagtacaaaaattacattttaactACAAAATTACATTTGCCATGCTATTAAAATGTGAATACAGCACTACTAATCAATACAATAGTATATATCTATCAATACAATACAATCAATACAATAGTAAATATCTATCAATACAATCACTACAACAGTAATACATATAGTAAATATCTGTGTAGAGccatataaatttatattatattatattatattatattatattatattatattagatTATATTAGATTATATTAGATTATATTAGATTATATATTATAATCTTTTCACAGAATGACACCTAAAGTGGTAGAATGTGTCTGTCTGAGGGAGTCCCTGAGCAGCTGAAATATTCcccatcagcccaagctgcccTTGGCTTCTACAAAAGAAACACCAAGTTGATTTAAAAAGGGGAGTTTTGTCTCTGTGAGCTGAAATCTGGATAATTGATCCTGAAGCTCTGTCTCTCTGTAATTAAGGTTTCTGGAGGGCTCAGTGATAGGAACAAAAGCTTTGCTTCAGCTCATTAGTTTTGCAGGAGGCTCCATTTTCCTGCTGGCACAGGACCAGAAATAGCTTGTGAAGTTCTGACTCCTGCTGACCTGCCTGGAAAAGGCTGGAAAGGCTCTGAGCTGAGCTGCCTCTGCTCATCCAACCTGTTGCTGCACACAAACAGCTGGGCTTTCAAAAATTTTActgatttcagcatttattcaTCTAAcctaaattttaaataaaggtTTAACTGGAATTAGGTGAATACCATCCCCAGATGATACCCTCATCCTGGCAAATTTGCAGGcagaattaaatttattttattaattaaattagttaaatttaataattaaattttgCAGGCAGAATTTTAAATTTGCTAAAAAACAGCACTATAAATTTTGTGGTTAAACCTAGCCCTTTAAAACAGCAAACACATATTTTTTAGCATAAAGAGATATTAAATCCAGCACTTTCTTCACGCTGCAAAACAAAACTCCCATTTCCCCCTCTGATTTGGTTAGTaattgatttaaaacaaatgaaTGAGCATAGTACAAAGAAGGCAAAGGAACTGTGAAGAGCAGTGGAATGGTGAtaagtggaaaaaaatagaaaattcttTTCCCTGGAGAAGACAAAGTGTTTGCTGATGGTCACAATGGTTAAGTACAACATTTATAAAGATTTTCTGCAGAAGGATGCTTGGTTGTGCAGGCATTTGTTACACCTGAATGGCATAGGGTGGCCAATGGAACAAATCAAAGCCTTCCTATCAGCAGGAGTATGGATATTaagattttgggatttattttttaatagaggAGTTGCTGTAAGATCCTTATCcctacaaaaaaaaagtatgaaaaCTTTCATAGAAGGTTTTACTCCGTGGGGCCATGAAAACTCATAGCAcaaaaaaatactttgaaagAACAAATGCCTAAGTTGGTCTACAAAAATACACTCAGCAACTCCTCACATTGGCCAGGCTTTCTTCTGCTTTCAGAGCTTGTTGTTCATCACATTTATCTTGGCTAAAATTGcacttttctttatttcctcaTCTTTAACCTAGTCCTTTCAGTAATGCTGTTTGAAACCCAGGGCTCAGCCAGCAGAAAATTGTCACTGCTGCAAATGACAGAACAGAGGGTTATGAACCTTCCATTTCAGTGTTTAAACACAAAGGGGTTTGATGGAATAAATTTTTGCTGAACTTCTTGTTTCAAATTAGTGCAAAAGACATTTCTTGAATCTCTCTGAGGATCCCATCAGGATGAAGGGACTGGATTCAGATAAATGCTTGTAACAAAGCAATACAAGTAATCTGCAGTGGCCACATTGAAGGGCTTTGTtgacttttattttctgtgaacATGCTTTGGGCAGCTGTGACCTTGTTTGCTAATGACTAAAGTATTTTTAACATACTTTTAATTAGAACTTAAGCCAGAACTTCCTTGGAGTGTGACTGTAGTGTCTCCTTTCTGTCATCTTGCCCTCATTTTGCTTTTTacttcctttcttccccttATGGTTGGGAAGTTGTATACAGCTTCTgggattaattaatttatttgtttcaTTATCTAAGTTCCCCACTACCCATTGCAAGAATTAAAAATTTTTCTGCTCTCTATACAAACAGTATTAGAAAGACTTTTAGCAAAGGTTTAGACTGAGCATTTTTATGGGTAGCCTTTGCACGTTTGCATTTCCAGGAAGATTTGAAAAACTCGTTCAGAAGTAGCCAGAGACAGAATTCCAAATAGATTTGTGCTGTGATAAATAAAATAGATGCTCTGAATGTCTGAAATTGAAGTGGCCAAAGCTGAGGTCAGTACTGGCGCTCAGGGCTCATTTGATCAACTCTTGCTCCATTTTGGAAACTCTGAGTGAGGAACTACACAATTCTAAGGTATTCCAAGAGGGTTTTAGTGACACAGATGCTGTTTAGCCACCTGAAAGGCTTCTGTTGTTTTCAAGACCTCTTTGGGATGGATGGATAAGTAAATTCTGGTGGAGTGGCAAATTTCCAGATAAAGCAAAAGAACAGGGGAGAAAGATGGCAGGGagagaaggcaggaaaaaaagccaagagCAGGTGACAGTGAGGCTGTAAGCAGGAAACTCACACTGAATTCAGTCCTAAAAGAGAGATTCAGAAGGGAATCAGTGTAGTGAGAATGATAAAATATAATCACTGGGGTTGGGAAGGAGCCCTAAGgccattgagtccaacctgtgcccaatgtccccaccttgtccccagccctgagtgccacctccagcccttcctggggcCCCTGCAGGGATGGACAAACCTCCAAACAATCTCTCATTCCACTAATCCATGCCTTTAATGACTTTATAGAAAATATTAAGTATTTTCTTCAAAACAAAGCGTCATAATGACACGAAAGGACAGGTTCTGCTTAACATTTGAACCAACAGCCAGGAAACCGAGAGTTTTACAAATCCTCTTGTTTTATCAGTCTTTATTAGCACTTATTTGTTCATCTGCAGTGGAGAGAAGGCTCCTTTGGTGCATGTACTGATATAGAagctgagagctggggaggACAGGCTGTTCTGTCCACGGCAGCCTCAGCTCTCCCCCAGCATCGTGCAGTGCTCCCACACCACCAGGACAGAACACAAGATCTGCGTGTCTGCAAAGGAACTCGAAGCCCTAAGACATTTCACACATTCAGCAGCTTTTATCCCTCTCAAGCAGAAACCCCTCACAGAAATGATATTCCTTAGCAAGCGCATCAAATCTGTttctatatatacatatataaatatataatttgaTCTCCCAGacattttcagtaaaatgaTCTGActgccactggcttttcactcTGTTTCTTCCATCCTAAGGTTATTTGGAGTGTTTCCATGTTTCACAGACTTGAAGAAGTGAGGACAGCATTTGCAGATGTGAACACCTGACAATGAACTTTGTATTTAGACATTGAGAAAAACTGCTAAAGCTGTTCTGCAAATCTTTAGGGCACTTGGCCATAAAAGTTTTATTTAGGGACCTAAATCTAGGCTTCAAGTTTTTTAAGCTTTACTGTTCTGATGGCTCAAGGCTATTTGCAATGAAATCTCATCTCACTTCAGAGGCAATGCCTCCCTCATTGCTTATTAATACATTTGTGACAGTGTTTAGGGACGCTAAGGCAAACCATAGCTGGGAGCAAAATACCACACAAGAAACAACATGCCACATTTAAACATTTCAAATCTGTGTCAACTACATTCAGCAACACGAGGGAACAGCTAAATTCCACCCAAAAGGGCAAACACCAATTTTACTCTAAAATAAAAAGCCTATTGTAGTGCTCTTATATTTATATCCATAGTAGTGAACATGTGTGCATGCAGCTCATACAAACATTTATGGTTTCAGATATTTCTGTGGATGTATTTCCACACATCCCAGTGTATGTCTCAGTGTGCCTTTGCATTTTCTCACCCTGCTGTCCATTGCTGAATGGTAGGAAGCTCTTTGTCCTGGCACCTGCTTTTTGTGAACTCTAAAAGACCCCAAAAGAATTTAggcttcttcttttttttctttttttcctttttcttttaaacacagCATCCAAAATTACAGCTGGGCAATCTCCGCCTGCTAACAGACTGACCATAACATTGAAATGATAATGAATTCCAGAAGTTCTCCAGTCAGAAATATATTTAGCATAGGGATTAGAAATAAGCAGAGACAGAAAGGCACCAGGAGTCTTTCTAAAC
This window encodes:
- the LRRC38 gene encoding leucine-rich repeat-containing protein 38 — translated: MLPCFPSCLLPFAAFACLLLLPGAHPCPAVCSCMDYHTIDCRDQGLPSVPNPFPLDVRKLLIADNNIQAIPADFFIFYGDLVYLDFRNNSLTSLEEGTFSSSTKLVYLDLSYNNLTQLDAGIFRSAEKLIKLSLGNNNLVDVDEAAFENLDQLQVLELNDNNLQSLNVAALEALPSLRTIRLEGNPWVCDCDFANLFSWIQDNASKLQKGLHEIQCSLPVENRRIFLNELSEVSFSECKFSLSLTDLFIIIFSGVAVSIAAILSSFFLATLVHCFQRCAPSKDDDEDEDDSED